GGTTGCTTagttgcctttttttctttcgggTTTCGCCACCACGTCGCAACGCTGCGCGTCATGTTGGTGTTTTTAACGACTCGGGTCAGAACTGTGACGTCCTGTTAATGCTACGGAAACGGAGCCGCTAACTCAAACCGGGTGACGACCACCGAAATCAAGTCAAAACCATCCTATTTCAAGTTAAATTGTGAAGACACGCATATggtatactttaaaaaatataaatatatataagaacCACATTGGATTGACTAACAACGTATTTGATCTTAGCTTTAGCTTAGCTTTAATGTAGCTTTAGCTTAGCTGCTGACAGCTCAGCCGGAGCTTCTTTGCGCTCTCCGGAAGACAAACACTTACTATTCAGGATTCATCTTCGACTACGGCTCGGGGGACAATCGTCGTAGCGGATCAGATCGGGTCTTTGACGGGAGCTTGAGCGTTTATTTCAACGGACGCGATCGGTGTTTGTGtatcaaaagggaggaaaaaaggagaagaagtGGCGAAACTGGTTGTCGCAGCCAGGACGGCGTAATCGAATCAAATATGGCTGTCAGCACGCCTACCCGGAAATAGCATTCGCAGTGCATTTTGGGTGTTGCAGTACAGCAACCTCAATAGTTTTTTTGCAGTTCCCTATCGATTAACTAGCGTTCATTGACTTCGATAATACACTTGAGTTAATTGATGGTAGTATTCTAACAAATATGCTTACTCTTGTGCATTAATGCAGGTGGAATAACTTACTACAAAGTCATTTCAAAGTAAGTCATTCAAGTTGGCCtttgacattattttaaaagttgttttatattttgtttcgTGATGATGGTAGAAAGAAGGTATTGGTCTGTCACACAACTAATTATTTACATCCCTTcctcttttattttaaattgattgaaACATTTGTGACATGTAGACACAATGAAATACTACACACACCAACAATATGGCATGATTGTCTCCAACACACACCTGGCGCTCATATTTAAGTttgggcacacacacacacacacacccttatTGTACACTTTTGTACACAAACTTGTCGTCCtctcacacaaatacatacaacctgcattacaaacacatacaaatacatacaggCACACATAATACttacaaacaaacatacatgAACATATGCACTTGTTTGTGCAAGCGTACACACAAAAActtaaagggacagacaacacTTTGAGCCTCTTAGCGAAAAAGATAGGGTTTAATAAATTAAAGCACAAAATAATGTTTCTAATGTGTGcggaaaagaaatacattttacatttccGGGATGAGGTCACCCAAATATTTTATCAGGGCGTGGTTCCCTTTTAACCAATTAAATTCAAGTATCCCAGACATCATTAAAATTTATCACCATTGGtataatagacaaaaaaattgtaagcgtgtcattttttttctttttaagaatCTAGGAAATTAATATTTTGCATATTGTATTTACATGCTTTATGTCATAAGTTTAATATGAAAGTTATTTATGCCAGGTGTTGTCTATCCGTTTAAGAAATACACGCAAACATGACATGTTTGTTCACatcatacacacatttatacagtaAATACACATTCTTACACAGGATGTTTGTTATTAGTACATGTAACTGTTTTTTCGCCTAcatcaccataaaaaaatagaactgaaattcatacatatgtacatcaaAGGTCATGTATCAAAAGTCCTTAACTATGATACActacatgtatgtgtgtcaagtacatacatgaaaataatgGGATGATCATCAGGCACTTTCTTCCACAGTCACTTGTGGACGTCTTTTCTTCTCCAGAAACAAACTTTTTGTCCGAGAATTTAATTGACAGGAGATTATTATTTGATTGACTGGTTCTTTCGCTCTATTTGACATTTCAAGTTTTAAACCTGTTATTGTTGTGGTTTTCTTTGCTTGCCAGGGctacaatgatgatgatgattaagacacatgtcaatgttttttttcaagatgtggTTACCATGATGATACATAATCCTTGATTGGTGTACTTTGAGCTAAGCTACGCTAATGTCCTGCAACGTCACACTCATTTTGACCTAATATGTCAGtttgtacaaaaatataaactttCCTCAGCGTATGGATGGGTATTGCTGCCACAATAGAAAAAAGTTCATATatcacattttcacatttgggatgacttttttttctaggGTTGCAGCAATACACTTCTGTACAAAGCATTAACAttagaaagaaaatatgaaacattttgcTAACGACCAATAGAGGTTAGCAAAAATAGGTTAGCTATATGATGGAGGGCATGTGAATCATGTTAAGTTGTTGTCATTGCATTCTGGGCCCTTTCAACAAAAATTGTCGTGCAAAACTAGTAAAATGGCATCAAAGATGATTCGAAATAACGTAAACTTTGAACTAAATTAACGAAAATCTACCCCAGTAGAACACAGTAGAATTCTGGTAACCACTGCTTCCAGTATTACACCGCAATTCTTTTTTCAACAGTGTAATAACGTGACACAGACACCAAACCAATAGAGACAAAACATCAAGCCAAATGTCAGCCCGCCGCTTGGTGTCTGCCGCCGCAACATCGGCATGCCACGCCGCATCGGTGGAGGGCGGTGAGCGGCGCGTAGCAACACATGCACGGCGCCAACAGCGATAGCGCCAGCAGAGCACTCCAACGTAAACAGAAGCGCTCGTCGCCCGCCTCGCACGAGCACGGGTCCGAGTACTCGCCCTCCGGGTCCGCCATGCAGTGGTACAGCAGGCTGTCGGCGCACCACAGAAAGCTGACGCGCCGTATGCACGTTTGGATAGGGTCCGGCGCCTCCTGGCAGCGCCCGCGCCCGTTGTCCTCGCGGCCAAAGAGATCCTGACAGTAAACGCAGCGTAGGCGCTCGCCATCCTTCCGGCCGCGTTTCAGCTGAGGCTGAGCCGTCACCGCCCCGCCATTGCCGCCCGGGTCCAGGCAGATGGGCTTGGCCAAGGGGTACGGGTATCCGTAGTTGAGTTTAGGCGGCATGTGCGCGAAGGCCTCGGGGATGTCGGACATTGACAGCTTGTCTCTCGTGGAAGTGGCGTGACGGTAGTCCTCGTAGCCGGTGAGCCAGGCGCGCTCCCGCGGAGTGATGCGTACCTCTTCTTCCTCCAACTGGAAGCTGACGTGGCGAGGGAATACCTCCACCGCctgtatacatgttttttgagcatgggaagaaaccggagtacccggagaaaagcctcACTCACTTGCTCCAAGAAGTAGCAGTCGGCAAAGTAGTGGTCGGCGGTCCGTTGCTGTTCGTACAGATGTCCCAGAATGCAATGGTGTGGTCGGCGGTGCTCGCAGAAGGACAACATGACGGGCTCCCGTCTTTGAGACGAGTTGGACGAGCTGTCCGTGGCCGTCTGCGACGGAAAACGCAAATACTTCACCGAGCGCcatttaaccctaaccctaacccgtgACGCAAGCTCACCGTGAAGACGTCGTCATCGCCGAGCTCGGCCTCATTCTGCAGCGTGGATGATGACGTGGTCGATCCTGGAACAAGTTAGCGTATATTTACAAGAGGATACGTTATGATGCTCAAAGCTAGCTTGTAGCATCTACGTCCTGGTCGTTATACCTTCCGTCAAATCCTCCAGAGCCTTCCGCACGCCGCGGTCAAAAGCCCGCGCGTCAGCAGGACTCTGGAAAGTCAAGCCGCACTTCCTATTGTCCACCCTCCAGTGGTGAAAAGTGGGCGTGGCCTTGGTGTAGACCAGGTCCTTCTTCAGGAAACATTCAAGAATCACCTGACACCATAGGATGATGGCACTAATGAATACTAAACGCAAATTTGCATGGGTGTGGCGTTCAAGTTGTCACCTGTCTGTCTCGCAGTCGTTCCGCGTGGATAAGGAAGCTGCTGCGGCCCAAAAGCCCGGCGGGTGTCAGGCGGCACACGCCCACTCGGCTCAGGCCGCCATCTTGCGCTAGCCAGCCGCCGCTAGAGTCGTCGCGGGTCATCACCACCGCTTTCACGCGCACCATGTAGCTGTCACTGCACAAGACGGTCCATCTCCGTTATTTTGAGATTCAATGTGTAATGTAAACATTATAAAACATTCATCAGGCTACCAAAGTTAGCTAACTGTCATGTGCACATAAtgacacttttcttttttttccttctcatttGATATCATACGTCATGAAAACTAACACTTGAATGTGTCAAAACAAACATGTATTGTTGtcaattgtttgttttcatgatTAATCATTATACACTGCtgattttctgtgtgtgtgtgtggggggggggtgattcAACTTGCCATTCAAAcagatggtgtgtgtgtgtgcagcatGAGTCATCACTGAATTTTCAGCAGTTTGCagcaacacacacagacacacattggCGAGTCTGCTTGTGAAACACAGCTTTAGCGTTGTTAGCATGACAgttattgctcacgtgcttTGGTTCCTCCATACACTAACTCGTAATTATTTGGGTGGTAACGAAACATAAGAATGAATTGATTTAAGTGCTTGTATTGAATTCGAGTTCAATatgtaatgtatatatgtaatataaaatgttgtaactactttattttcttttttcaaatcatacttcatattgatttttttagttgCAGTCTTTTTAttctggaaaaaatacattacatccATCCAAATTTGGAATTAGCGAAAGTTAAATAAGAAGTAAATCACAAGCTGTCACTTTGCAATTGTTTCGGCTGTCAATCAAAGGAATCCCGGTCACGTGATATCCCGTGAATCTAGGTCAAACGGGGGTCAGAGGTCACAAAATCGgccattgggggaggagctcgCTGACCTCCGCCGAGACTGACAGTTGACGTGAATGTTTGTCGCGCAGGTGTTTCTGTGCGCAATCATTGCTCGTGAACATGAGTGTGTCGATGTGTGTGTATACTGACTCGTGAGGCCTGTGCTGCTCTTCTTCTTCGTTCATGTTATTTGGTCGCTTCACGTGCTGCGCCAGTGTTTTCCTGCGGTGTCTCCATTTTGGCGCACGCGCGGCTCCTGGCGTCTTCCGGTGGCTCCAGCCTTCATCCACCACCTCATTCTTGACGTTTAACGCCGCCGACCTGCCCTTTTTTGTGCTCCTTCCACCCAGGCTGGCTCGCCCGGAGCGCAGTGACCGAAAATCGCCCGCTGTCGTCGGCTTGGCTGGCCCTGGACGAGCCCCATCTTCTCCTTACTCCATGTTGGATTGAGGGAGAAGACAAACACACGGGAGGGGGAGAGGTGACGTCACACGCGAAGGACCGCAGAGTCACGTGCCAAGACATCGCTATCGTCATCGTAATGATGATGTTGGCAGGTATTTTCGTTGGActtaaaatggaataaatggGAGGTTGAGTGTGGGATGTGATGGTGGCTTCAAAAATAAGGACATTTCAAACACGAGTTTTCTTGGTCAATGAATCATAAAGCAAAGTGGCatagattaaaaataataaccaaatacaatcatttttttaacagaattatcaataaatactGTCCTTGTCAAATTATCCTACAGTGTGGTTCCCATGGCGACCAGGAATCCCATTTCCGTAATAGAAGCTGCAATTAGATTTTGTTACCACCAGGGAATGCAAGAGTATTTGGAAAGTGATGAAagtaactaaatattttttcattttaatcacaCTTTTTAGCATTGCAAAATATACTTGTAATATATACTTCTTAACCTGCAGCATTGGACACAatgaaaaaactatttttattctttccaCTGTAAGCATCTTAACCATCTGAAGACGGCATGGGCAGGCGGCCTTCATCTTCAGTATCTTCAACATTCCCATCTTCTTCCTGCTGAACAACTTTGATGGAGCAAAAGGTGCGTGATGCTGTTAAACGAAAAGGCAAACTATCTCAACATAGGAGTCTTGTGCACTTTTGCCAATACTAGTTAACATCCTATTATCTTCACATCTTTGcttatttctctttttctgttGTTTGTTGACGGCTCCAAATATTAGCATCCATATCCATGTGAGGAGGAGGCTTAAGGTTAGGCACAtgtatttcatgttttatttttaggttttgaTACTGCGTGGACTATTCTAGGGCATGTGAGtggtgttgccatggcgatgaaAGTATAGTAGCACTACATGAAACACAAGCCATCCTTAGGACTACAAATATCACATTCTGGGAACTGTATACTTGAATGAATTCAAACAAATACAGAAAAGccgaaaaaataatgataaaaacatatatacaccacccaaacaaaataacaacaaaatgagGCCTAGTgaggttttcaaaataaaaacactactATTTAATTTGTGGGTTTTGTTGTGAGCCATCTTTGTTGATAAACTTAATTAAAACACTCCAGCATGGAGGGAGTGCACTGCATGTTTCAAATATGGATTAGTAATTGAccaatcttttattttgtaaactGACAGTTTCAATAAAGATTTCTCTTTTTACCAAAGGCTAAGAATCGGACGCATGCGCAGTGACGTTCTTCTCCAGCTGGAAGGGTGGGCGCGCTTTCGAACTGTTCTTTCTCCTCGAAATATGGCGGACGTAAACAGGTAAATGTAATGCAACTTTAAGTGCAGTGATTGAGGAAATAACACGTTAGTTTGTTAGCGGCAATGAAGTCGAGCCGCCGCCTGAGCAGAAGCTTCAAACTGAGTCAACAGCAACAGAAGCCGAACATCTTGGAAAAGTCCGACATTTGCAACGTACCGAAGCCTGGTAAGTCCCTCGTTTTAGTTTATCATCGTGACGATAAGATTCCGCCTTTTTGGGTCGAAATTTAACCAGAAACTTTGTATTTTGCATCGTTAGACGTAAGATTGCGTGTTGAATTGCATTTCTTACAAACGGGACTTTGTTTTCTAAATTCGTTAAAGATCAACTCAGGGAAATGTGTACTTAGTTTTCTGAAACTTTACCCTCAAAGtttaaatatgtgaaaatactttttatcttttgtattttgatCAGGCCAAAGTAGTGCAAACATTATATTAgatccttgtgaagataagtggttcagaaaatgaattattttttgtacATCTTGATTATTTTCTTGCCCTTTTGGGTGCATGgaaattcaaaatgaatgaaaaaatgaatcttCCTTGCTGTGTTGCAGAATTTAAGACGCCAACTCGGCCTTGCTTATCCAGAGCGTCCATCGTCGAGTCCCCGCAAAATTCGGATGCGCATCACGACATCATTTGGGACCCCTCGTCACCTCAGCGGCTGGGCAAACGGACAAAGAGGCACGTCTCGGGAAAGGTGGACATCTCCGACATCGTTAGTAGGATCGCACCAAAGGTGAGAACGCTCAACTTGGCTAGGAGTTTTCCTGATGTGACATcacagtttggaaaatgatgtACGTGCAGCACGGAAGGCCCGAAGTGAGCGAGCCCACCCTGCAGCAGTGGATTGGCGACAGCGCCACCATCCCTTGCACGCCCGACGTGGAACCGCCAAAAAACAGGAGGTCCCAGAGGTGCGTATACTGGTGTTGCGTTTGGcgaactttgttgttgtttttttcatctacGTGCAATAATAAACCTACTTTAATCGATTGGCAGATTTAACAGCGTTGACGATCTCCTGAAATTGGCCAAGCGCTTTGACCTCAATTTGTTACAACGCGAGGACGACgacaaagaagaagaggaaaaagagaaCGAAGAAGATCCTAACCCTCATATTTCGCCAGTGGAGCCGCAAGAAAGCCTTCACAACCTCATGTCGATACAGCAACACACGGAAGATGACCTGGAGCTCCTTTTCCGCGAGCCGACCCAACAGACCAGCGCGATCTCTGGTCCGCTGACCCAACAGACGAGTGCGATTCCCGGGCCGTCGACCCAACAGACGAGCGCAATCCCCGGCCCACCGACGCCCGAAAAACCCCCCTCGATGGCAAACGTCGACATCCCGGACGACTGGGATGACGATGACCCGTTCCTCGCCGAGATGATGCTAAATCCAGAGAAATCCGGCCTGGCGCCCCCCGCTCCTTTCGTCAACCAATCGGTAGCAGTTTTTGAAGAAAGTAGCCTTTTAGAGACAGTTGAGACAGAAAATGCCAACAAACCTTCCTGTTCAAATGTTGGTGGATTTTCCTCTGCCATTTGTATGGCAAGAAACAAACCCCGCTCGGCCAGCCCGGCCAATGAGCAAGTTACCGCGGCCTCCGATTTCCCAGATGACGATTTGGATGCTTTCTTCTTGTCCGAGCCCATTTGGGACGATCcagaggaggacgacgacgagatGCTTTGTGAACTTTGCGAAGATGTAGAGAATCAGATGGTTAAATCTTCTCCCCCAAAATATTCAAATCCCTGCCCCCTTCCGCAGCCAACAGCTACGCAGCAGTTCACTTTTAAGAGACCTGGCAACCCAGTTTCTACAGTCAACATCAAGCCTAATTCCATACTGAGCAACCATCTCACTCCTGTGGTGACCAGCACAGGTAAGAgatctttttttcctaaaaaaaatggtataccATAACGTTGTCTTTCTTGTCATTTAAAGAAAAGTGAAAGTAACATATtacttgtttgttgttgtgtgtgaAGCAGTTGCCAAATGTTCTGCACTGGAGATCGAGCGAAAGAAGCATCAGGCCATGGAACGCCGCCGCCGACGCTTGCAAGAAGTCCAAAATCTCAAGTGACACCACTTTTTTATTGGTATCTTATAACATTAAACTGCCTTGAATTATGCCATTCAGTTTATTGTCACCGTTCATAGCCAACATGCCGTTAAAAATCCTCACAAAATTCCTGTCAATACAACTGAGATACAGTAATAAGTAGAGCTTTTCATTTCCCATAATgcaacagtttttttccaaccaTTAATTGGCAACACGGTGTGTTTTGAAATGTTCATATTCATCACTGTTATAATTATTCCTATAAGTATTCACATGTAAACACCACAGTCGCACAACATTGCGTGAAATGAGCCAACAGCCTCACCGCTAAGTGTTTTTCGCTTTTTGACCTTCCtattaaaatgtgtctttgTTCTG
This region of Stigmatopora nigra isolate UIUO_SnigA chromosome 6, RoL_Snig_1.1, whole genome shotgun sequence genomic DNA includes:
- the spred2a gene encoding sprouty-related, EVH1 domain-containing protein 2, whose protein sequence is MNEEEEQHRPHDDSYMVRVKAVVMTRDDSSGGWLAQDGGLSRVGVCRLTPAGLLGRSSFLIHAERLRDRQVILECFLKKDLVYTKATPTFHHWRVDNRKCGLTFQSPADARAFDRGVRKALEDLTEGSTTSSSTLQNEAELGDDDVFTTATDSSSNSSQRREPVMLSFCEHRRPHHCILGHLYEQQRTADHYFADCYFLEQAVEVFPRHVSFQLEEEEVRITPRERAWLTGYEDYRHATSTRDKLSMSDIPEAFAHMPPKLNYGYPYPLAKPICLDPGGNGGAVTAQPQLKRGRKDGERLRCVYCQDLFGREDNGRGRCQEAPDPIQTCIRRVSFLWCADSLLYHCMADPEGEYSDPCSCEAGDERFCLRWSALLALSLLAPCMCCYAPLTALHRCGVACRCCGGRHQAAG
- the etaa1a gene encoding ewing's tumor-associated antigen 1 isoform X1, producing the protein MKSSRRLSRSFKLSQQQQKPNILEKSDICNVPKPEFKTPTRPCLSRASIVESPQNSDAHHDIIWDPSSPQRLGKRTKRHVSGKVDISDIVSRIAPKHGRPEVSEPTLQQWIGDSATIPCTPDVEPPKNRRSQRFNSVDDLLKLAKRFDLNLLQREDDDKEEEEKENEEDPNPHISPVEPQESLHNLMSIQQHTEDDLELLFREPTQQTSAISGPLTQQTSAIPGPSTQQTSAIPGPPTPEKPPSMANVDIPDDWDDDDPFLAEMMLNPEKSGLAPPAPFVNQSVAVFEESSLLETVETENANKPSCSNVGGFSSAICMARNKPRSASPANEQVTAASDFPDDDLDAFFLSEPIWDDPEEDDDEMLCELCEDVENQMVKSSPPKYSNPCPLPQPTATQQFTFKRPGNPVSTVNIKPNSILSNHLTPVVTSTAVAKCSALEIERKKHQAMERRRRRLQEVQNLK
- the etaa1a gene encoding ewing's tumor-associated antigen 1 isoform X2; translated protein: MKSSRRLSRSFKLSQQQQKPNILEKSDICNVPKPEFKTPTRPCLSRASIVESPQNSDAHHDIIWDPSSPQRLGKRTKRHVSGKVDISDIVSRIAPKHGRPEVSEPTLQQWIGDSATIPCTPDVEPPKNRRSQRFNSVDDLLKLAKRFDLNLLQREDDDKEEEEKENEEDPNPHISPVEPQESLHNLMSIQQHTEDDLELLFREPTQQTSAISGPLTQQTSAIPGPSTQQTSAIPGPPTPEKPPSMANVDIPDDWDDDDPFLAEMMLNPEKSGLAPPAPFVNQSVAVFEESSLLETVETENANKPSCSNVGGFSSAICMARNKPRSASPANEQVTAASDFPDDDLDAFFLSEPIWDDPEEDDDEMLCELCEDVENQMVKSSPPKYSNPCPLPQPTATQQFTFKRPGNPVSTVNIKPNSILSNHLTPVVTSTVAKCSALEIERKKHQAMERRRRRLQEVQNLK